GCGGCAGCAGGCTCTGCGGCAGCACCTGGCCGAGCGCAAAGCCGCAGACGAACGGCACCGCGATGCCCGCGATCGAGATCGTCATCGCGGCGCGGCCGACCTTGCGCACCAGCTTGAGGTCGGTCTCCATTCCGGTCAGCAGCAACAAGAGCAGGATACCGAACTGTGCGACGCCGTCGATCAGCGCCTTTTGCTCGCCGGATGACGGAAAGATCGCAGCCTGCGCCGACGGCCACACCCAGCCCAACAGGGACGGGCCGAGCAGCAGGCCGCCCAGCAGCTCGCCGATGACGGAGGGCTGGCCGATCCGCTGCATCAATTCGCCGAGGCCGCGCCCGACCGCGATCAGCAGCGCGACCTGAACCAGGAAAGTGAATTCCGACGCGCGGCTCGCCTGACCGCCCTCGGCGTCGGCGGCCGTCACCGTCGCAAGCAGAACGACGACCGCCCAGATCGTCGGTTGAAGCCGCCCCCTGCGGATCAGCATTGCGTCTCCGATTGCCTGATTAGCGTTCCGCGGGCCGCTCGACCCGCACCTCAAGCCTCTGGCCAGAACCATCAACGCACAGGTTCCAAAAGCGATCCGTACAGTCGCCACGGGGCCTGCCGCTTGGAACCGAGCCCAGGCCAATCCGTTTTGTCTTCATGATGTCAGATGACCCAATGCCAATGGGCTAGGCCGGCGTTCCGCGTGCGGCCATGCCCGCACGAATGGAGTGCTGAGATGTCGACACGAACCAATCTTTCGAAAGCAGAACTTGCGCGCAGCGCCGCCGGTGCCGCTTCGGCCCTGGTGCTGTGCGGGTTGGTCTTGTTCGCTGTCGCCCATCATCTGAGTGGCGGGTAGAGGCGCATCCATGGAAGGCAGGGCGGAAGCGAACACGGAAGGCGACGACGCGCGGATCGCGCGAGCCTCGCGGGCGATCCGCGCAATGTCCGACGAGCTCAAGGCCGATCTGGATGGGGCGGCTTGCGGCACCAACCGGTCGCAGCCGGACCCGCTGCGGCGGCTGCGCGACGTTGCGCGCACGGCGCCGGTTCAGGCGCTAGGCATCGCCTTCCTACTTGGAGTGATCGTCGCGCGCCGCTGACTGACAGTGCCTCGTGTTGCGGGTCCAGCCGGTGAACCCACGCCCGGCGCTCGGCCCACGATCCGGAACGCCACGCGTCTCATAGCCTCAATGTGTGCGGCCTGCCGTTTCCGCTTGTCGGCATGGTGGATTTGTCGCCTCTCGGGAGGGCTGCCTCCCGTCTATCTCTTGTCGGCAGGCGGGGGATCCTCACTGTCCTCGTCATCGTTCGCCGGTGCCGAACGCACGATCTCGAATCTGGAGCGGCTGAAGCGGCCCAGGCTGCCCAGCTCGTAATAGTCATCTCGCTCGTGGACTTTGGTCACCTCATAGATATGTCCCACGGTGAGCGTGTTTCGCTGCAACGTGTTGTCGATGCAGCGAACACGGAAGATCTTGCCAGTGTCGACCATGCCGTCATCCTCGGTTATTGGCTGGCTTTGATCGCTCGCGCGGCACGGTCTCCCGCGAGCCATCGCTGAACCCGTTGCGATCGCAGGGATCACGAATTCCGTTTCGGCGGATCAATCAGCTCGCCGTCGCCTGACACGAACCTCATTTGATAGCCGGCCGGAAGCACCTGACCGGCTGCATCGTCCGCGACCGGGACATCAAGGACGAGCCCGGATATCAACGCATGTTCCCAGGCTTCCTTTTCGGTCGGAAAGGCCTGGTCGATTTGGCGATCGCGATCGAACAGTGCGTAGGGCATCCTGTTTCTTCCCGAGCATGAACACCGATCAAAGGAGGTGTCGCAGGTCCCATGCAACATCACGAAAACGCTTGTCGCGTGGAGGCGTTCCAACGCCCGCGGCTGACATCGATATCCTGTCGCGCTCTCTGCTCGTATCGGGTTTGCACGATCGCGCCGCGTTCAGGCGCGATCGTCTCTAGGGCGCGGCGTGCAGGTTTTTCGTCAGCCGGAGAAGGGTGGGCCGATAGGGCGGGTGAGGGTCGTCGTCATCGGGGATGGCGCAATAGCCGAGCTCTTGCTGGATGCGCTGGATCTCGATGACGCGATCGTTCAACCGCTGCAAATGCTCGAGCGACCTAGCCCTCCAGTAGCGGAAGGTATCATGCGAGGTGGGCACGAAGGCCGTGCCGAACAGCGTCGGATCGGGAACGACGGTTCGCCCGAGCAGGAGAAATCTGTCGGAACCTACGATGACGAGCGTGGCATAGCGGCGGCTTCCGCCTACCCTGATTCCGTCGAGGGACAATTCGCAGAGCTTGCTGAAATACGGCTCCTCTTGCCACCGGTCGGGACAATCGAGATCGACCTGCACGTTGAGTGCGTCCAAGCCGAAATGCGGCACAATGCCTGATTTTTCGGGAAACCAGTCGTCATCGAGATGACCCTGCAGCCAGGCACAACTGAACGACCGGCACTGCCGGGGACGCTGTGCATAGATATCGCATCCTCCGCCGGCCATGATGTGCTTGCAGGACTGGTTGACCGGTTTGCCGATATCGGTCACTTCAAGCACCTTGCAGCAGAGGGTGCAGGACCCGCACTCCCGGACGGTCGGTGTCACCGGTATGCCGAGGGCCCAGCAGCCCTGACTCTCGCGGAAGACCAGGTTCTGCTTCTCCAGTGCGTTCAACGCACGCTCGACCTTAAGCCGGGATAATCCGGTCGCGTCGACAATACCCTTCGTCGTCGCCGCGCCACTCTCGATCGCACGCACGACGACCAACGTCACTTGATCCATTCTTCTTGCCGGCTGTCTGTTGTGCCTGGTTTGTTGGGCGCCAACATCAGCGGCGATCAATCGCCGATATGCTGGCATCCGACTCGTCGCGGCCGAGGGCCGCGCGATTACATCATAGACTATCCGCGAGAGCAGGACGCCGCACCGCCTAAACCTGCATGGCTTCCTTGAAGACAAATCGTCGTGAATGGCACGAGTCAGCTACTCCGGAGGCTTCCAACTTCGGAATCTCTGCGCAATGCGAGCGGCTTACCGCTCCCGGAATGCCCGTGTCATGCTGTCTTCAAGCGGCTTTGCGATGTACTGAAGGAAAGTCCGCTCCGTGGTCTTGATGAAGACCTCTGCCGGCATTCCGGGCGTCGGGCGGAAATTCGGCAGCTTCGCAGCTTCTGCCGCATTCAAGCGGACCCTCACGACGTAGACGTCCGTAGGACCCACTTGCATGGACTTGTGCTCATCCGGCAGGGAATCCGCCGAAAGATAGATGACATCGCCGCTGATCATCGGTGTGACGCGCTGGCTGAGCGCGGTGAGCCGTACCATCGCATGCTGACCCCGCCTCACGCTATCGATATCCTGCGGCCTCACGCGCGCCTCGATGATGAGTTCAGCGTTGAGCGGCAGGATCTCCATGATCGGCTTGCCAGGTTCCACGACTCCTCCTTCGGTGTGATACCGCATCTTGACCACGATACCTTCAACCGGAGCTACTATGTTCACTCGATCGAGCACCGCCTGGGCACTAAGAACCCGCTCGTTGACGTCTGCAAGCTCGCCACGGACGTCGCGCAACTGATCGACCGCCTTCTTCACCGCGTCCCTTCGTAATCCGGTGATTTGCTCCTGGGAACGGGCGATGCGTTCCTTGGCGTCACCAATGTCGGCCATGATTCGCCCAACTTCACCTTCGAGGTTCACTTTGGTCCGTTGCAACAGCAGGAGATCCGGCTTCTTCACCAGACCGGATTGGAGAAGATACTGTTTCGTGTCGATATCCTCATCGAGCAGGTGCATCTGACGCTTGACACTGTCGAGTTGCACTTTCGAACCTTCGATGCGCTCTTCGATCGCCTTGATGCTCGCCTCGACTGCGGCGATATCGCTCTTCAGATTGTTGCGGCGGGCAACAAGCGTCATGCGTTGAGTATTCAGAATCTCCAGGATTTCCGGATCGCTCGCCTTTTCAGTCAAGTCGTGTGGAAAGCTGACCGCGTCCTGCTCGTGGATTTCGGCCTGCAAGCGAGTGTCCTCTGCAATGAGGCGGCTCTGTCGGATCTGCAGCCGTCGCAGTTCAGCCTTAGGCGTTGTGGGATCCAGCTCCATCAATGTCTGGCCGGCCTGGACAACGTTTCCTTCCCGCACGGCAATCTTCCGGATGACGCCTCCCTCGAGATGTTGGATCGTCTTGTTTTCACCTGTCGCGACGAACACGCCTGAGGCAACCACCGCACCGGCGATCGGGGCCGTGGTGCCCCACACGCCAAAGCCCATGACGGTGGACGCGATGATCAGGATCCCGCCGAGCGTGGCTGCCTTCGTAGAGCGCGGAAGATCCGCATCCCAGGATGGCCGTTCCTGGACCCGTTTTCGCCTGACTGCCTCAATGAGGAACTTCATGGATAAGCCCCTGGATACACTGTACGCGCTTCACGCATCGAGGATCGGCGCGCCGCCCGGAGATGGCCCGCCGCCGCTCGGCGGCTTGCGGCCGGAAAGGAGATGGATCATTTCATCTCGCGCTCCGAACGCCTGCACTGATCCATTCTGCAGGATCATGATCCTGTCGACGCTCTGCAGCAGCGCGGGGCGCTGCGTGACCGCCACGATGGTCGTGCCTTTTTGCTTGGCCCGCATCAGCGCCTTGGCCAGCGCCAGTTCTCCACTTGTATCGAGATTGGCATTCGGTTCGTCCAGCACGACGAGGCGTGGGCTACCGTAGAACGCGCGAGCCAGTCCGATCCGCTGCCGCTGGCCTCCCGACAGGGGGCTGCCATCCATGCCGATGACGGTCTCGTATCCTTGAGGAAACTCAGCAATCATCTCGTGCACATCAGCGGTTTCCGCAGCATCGAAAATGTCCGCGTCGCGTGCATCCTCCCGCATGCGCGCGATATTGGCTTTGATAGACGCAGGAAAGAGCTGAACGTCCTGCGGCAGGTAGCCGACGCATTCCCCGAACTGGCGAGGATCCCAGTTACGCAGATCCATCAGGTCGAGCCTTACGTTGCCGGCGGTGGGGATGATGGAGCCGACGAGCATCCTAGCGAGCATGGTCTTGCCGGTGCCGGACGGACCGACAATCGCGAGGGATTCGCCGGGATCGAGCTGAAAGCTCACGCCGTTCAGGATCACCTTCTTCGTGGGCGGCGGGACGTAGAGAATGCGCTCGACGCTGAGACGCCCTTCCGGCCTCGGCAACCGCAGCCGACGCAGGTTGAGCGGGGTATTTTGCAGAAGCGTCTTGATGCGCTGATAGGCGGACCGCGCGTGAACGTAGCTCCGCCATCCCTCGATCGTGCCTTCAAGCGGAGCAAGCGCGCGGCTGGACACAATGGAGGCGGCAATGATCATGCCACCGGTGAGGTGCGCCTCGAGCGCGAGGACCGCACCCCAGCCGAGGATCGAGATCTGCGTCCCCAACCTCAGGAATTTGGAGAGGCCGGTCATGAGGATGTTGCGATCCTGAGCGATCACCTGCGCTTTGAGGGACTCTACCGTCTCTTGGCCCCACACTCGAACGCCCTCGGGAATCATGCCCATGGCGTTTATGACCTGCGCGTTGCGCGCCATGGCTTCGGCCTGAAGGTTGGCGCGGGTTACGAAGGCACTCGCTCGGGTAAACGGATCGGCGGTGACGTGCTGGTTCAGCAAGGCGAGCCCGGTCAGGCCAAGACCAGCTACGGTGACGATCAATCCAAGCTGCGGGTGAATGAGGAACACCACGATCAAATAGATGGGCGCAATCGGCGCATCGAACATTGTCAGCAAGACCGGTCCGGTCATGAAGGACCGAAGCTGCTGCAGGTCGGCAAGTGTCTGGAATTCGCGGCTTGAGCCACTCTGTGCCGCCTTCGCCGCCGCACTGAGCACAGGACCGCCAAGCCGCGCCTCGGTATCAACGGCAACGCGCATGAGAATGAAACGACGCATCATGTCCATGAGCACATGTGCTGCGATCGCAAATATAACGATTGTCGTGAGCATGATCAGGGTGTCGATGCTCCGGCTCGTCAGAACGCGATCGGACATGTTGAAAAGATAGATTGGAATCGACAGCGCCAGCAGGTTGACGACAAATGAGAAGATTCCAATCGTCAGAAAATTTCGCTTGATCGACGCGAGTCCCTTGGAAAGAGTTTCCCGGTATTCGTCGCCTCCCGTGGCCTTCTGCAATGGCGACGATCCGCCGCCACCGCCTCCGCCGCTCCTCGTTCCGCCGCCGTTCGATCCGCCTGAATTTGATACTTTGCGTTCTTCCCCCGCAGCATTGACCGCCACGCCCGATTCTCCCCCCTTCGCCAGCGGAGGACTCGCCTGCGGGTCTTTCGAGTGTACCTGCGGATGCCTTGTCTCGGCCAGCTGACTGACTGCCGGGCCGGAAGCCGCTATGTCTGCACGGTTTGAGGTCCGGACCTCACCCAGTTCGTCAGGAGCGGCGACAGCATCATGGCGGGCGGCTCTCGGATCGAACCTCAAGACGTTGGGCGCTCGCGCGTTCTCGCCGGTCCGCGCGGTGTCCGATGAACTTCCTATGCCCCATTTGTCCATCACACGGCCCTTCCGCCTGCGCTCATTTGCTAGTGCATCATGTGTGACATCGGATCATCGTGAGTTACCGTGGTCGTCACGTGAACGACGGGATGCGGAGTCGGATCCACGATTTTCGTGTCGTTGAGGAATGCGACGATCTCCGGAGCAAGCGCTTGAGGATCGTTCCAGTGACCACCGTTTCCACCGGAGCTTGCGCCCTGGGGGAGCATGTTGGCCTGGATCAGCACGGAGTCGGAGTAGACATGCCCACCCACAAAGGTTTGATCGGGCTCCGCGCAGACGATCGACGCCAGGTTGAGCGTCAGATCGTGACCTGCGATGACCGACTGCTCCGCTGGGCCATCGCCTATGAGTGGATTTCCTGGCGTGGGCGACGACATGTCCTGCAGAACGTAGTTGCTGTTCTGTAGAAGGTTGGTTTGCCAGATTGCGTTGACATCGTAATAATCACCAGTCACGTACAAGACGTGAAGCGTTCCGCCGT
The DNA window shown above is from Bradyrhizobium sp. ISRA464 and carries:
- a CDS encoding YkgJ family cysteine cluster protein, with amino-acid sequence MDQVTLVVVRAIESGAATTKGIVDATGLSRLKVERALNALEKQNLVFRESQGCWALGIPVTPTVRECGSCTLCCKVLEVTDIGKPVNQSCKHIMAGGGCDIYAQRPRQCRSFSCAWLQGHLDDDWFPEKSGIVPHFGLDALNVQVDLDCPDRWQEEPYFSKLCELSLDGIRVGGSRRYATLVIVGSDRFLLLGRTVVPDPTLFGTAFVPTSHDTFRYWRARSLEHLQRLNDRVIEIQRIQQELGYCAIPDDDDPHPPYRPTLLRLTKNLHAAP
- a CDS encoding HlyD family type I secretion periplasmic adaptor subunit — encoded protein: MKFLIEAVRRKRVQERPSWDADLPRSTKAATLGGILIIASTVMGFGVWGTTAPIAGAVVASGVFVATGENKTIQHLEGGVIRKIAVREGNVVQAGQTLMELDPTTPKAELRRLQIRQSRLIAEDTRLQAEIHEQDAVSFPHDLTEKASDPEILEILNTQRMTLVARRNNLKSDIAAVEASIKAIEERIEGSKVQLDSVKRQMHLLDEDIDTKQYLLQSGLVKKPDLLLLQRTKVNLEGEVGRIMADIGDAKERIARSQEQITGLRRDAVKKAVDQLRDVRGELADVNERVLSAQAVLDRVNIVAPVEGIVVKMRYHTEGGVVEPGKPIMEILPLNAELIIEARVRPQDIDSVRRGQHAMVRLTALSQRVTPMISGDVIYLSADSLPDEHKSMQVGPTDVYVVRVRLNAAEAAKLPNFRPTPGMPAEVFIKTTERTFLQYIAKPLEDSMTRAFRER
- a CDS encoding type I secretion system permease/ATPase translates to MAVNAAGEERKVSNSGGSNGGGTRSGGGGGGGSSPLQKATGGDEYRETLSKGLASIKRNFLTIGIFSFVVNLLALSIPIYLFNMSDRVLTSRSIDTLIMLTTIVIFAIAAHVLMDMMRRFILMRVAVDTEARLGGPVLSAAAKAAQSGSSREFQTLADLQQLRSFMTGPVLLTMFDAPIAPIYLIVVFLIHPQLGLIVTVAGLGLTGLALLNQHVTADPFTRASAFVTRANLQAEAMARNAQVINAMGMIPEGVRVWGQETVESLKAQVIAQDRNILMTGLSKFLRLGTQISILGWGAVLALEAHLTGGMIIAASIVSSRALAPLEGTIEGWRSYVHARSAYQRIKTLLQNTPLNLRRLRLPRPEGRLSVERILYVPPPTKKVILNGVSFQLDPGESLAIVGPSGTGKTMLARMLVGSIIPTAGNVRLDLMDLRNWDPRQFGECVGYLPQDVQLFPASIKANIARMREDARDADIFDAAETADVHEMIAEFPQGYETVIGMDGSPLSGGQRQRIGLARAFYGSPRLVVLDEPNANLDTSGELALAKALMRAKQKGTTIVAVTQRPALLQSVDRIMILQNGSVQAFGARDEMIHLLSGRKPPSGGGPSPGGAPILDA